In Novosphingobium kaempferiae, the DNA window CCGCCAGCTTGTGCAGGCCGAGACGCCGTTCCTGCCGCGCCGCGGTGGCGGCGGATGCATCGGGGGCGAGAGCGGCCCCGGCCCATTCGCTTGCACGGTCGCGCCAGTCGGTCATGGTCCGCACGAAAGCGGGCATAGCGCTACGCGGCGCAATCGCGCTGTCGACCAGCCCGACCATCAGGATGGCCAGCGCGATCTCGGCCATGCGGGTCATCGCGAAAGCGAAGATCGTTCCCGGCACGGGCGCCTGCGTGATCGCGATGACGGCGATGGTGAGCGGCGCCGAGAACCAGGTGTAGCTCGTCGGCGTGCGGTCGATGGTCTTGGGATAGTAGGTGACAAGGATCATAATGATCGAGGCGATGAGGAGCGCGCCGACATTGCTGGCGAAGGCCATGCCCAGCAGGATGGAAATCACCCCGCCGACGAGCGTGCCAACCAGCCTGAACACTGCCTTGGACCGGATCGCCCCCGCTTCCGGCTGGCCGACCAGCACATAGACTGTGAGCGCCGACCAGTAGGGGTTTTCCAGATGCTGGCTGAACCCGATCAGCAGACAGAGCGAAGCCGCCAGCGCCGCCTTGGCCGAGAACAGGACGTCATGGCCCGTAGGGATGCGGAGCGCACACCATGTGCCCCGGACGCTGAGCGGCGGTGCTGGTGCGGCGGCTGCCATGGCGTCAGGCCCTGACGGCGAGGTCGGTGCAGTCCGCCACTACCGGCGCAGGGCGCGCACCCCCCGGCGGCAGCATGGGCTGGCTACTCGATGCCGAACTTGGACCGCATGGCGAGCATCTGCTGACGCTCGCGGGAGGTCGCGGCAAGCCTCTGGGCCCGGCTGACCCGCCGCGTCAGGGCAGCGGCACGCCAGGCGCTGAGCGCTACGGCATACTCGGCAATCCTGAGGTCAATCTCATCCCCGACGATATCGCTTCCGAGGTCGTCCGGATCGGAGAGAGACAGTCGCGTGGCCATGGTCTTGTTCGAGCCCCGAAACGTTCCGGCTCCCACTGAACCGGAACAGAGCGGGAAGCTATCACGGCACTGCGCTCCACCGAGGTTAATTGAGGTAAAACCGCATGTCCCTCATATAAATGCGCAGTCCGGTCAGGCCCGTTCGCCGCTGACCTTGGCCGATCCGAACATGCCCATCTTGCACTTTCCGGAGACCGAGTCGCCGTCAAATGTCAGGTCGTACTTGAGGGTGATCTTCATCGGCTTCTCGACCTTCATCTCGAACTTCAACTGGTTGCCCGAGAGCACCCCGCCCGCGAAGTCCTGCCGGCCTTCCGGCGCTTCCAGATAGCCGCAGACCGCAGTCCCTTCGCAGTCGAAGTGCGCGACCATCGCCTGCGGCCCCATCGGCGTCTTGAGCACCATGTTCCAGTCGCCTTCGATGCCGGATGCGCCAACTGGGGCCGCCATCTCCTCCGGAGCGACTTCCTCCACGACCGGCTCGGGCGTCACCCCCTCCAGATGCGCTCGCGTACCGGACACGTCGCGCCGCTCGATCACGTCGAGGATGCGCGCCGGGGTGAGCGGCAGCACCAGTTCGTCGATCTCTCCGAAAGGGCTGAGCGCATCGGCAATGGCGTTCACCAGTGTCGGCGGGCCGATGATGCAGCCCCCCTCGCCCACCCCACGCATCCCGCCGATGGTCTGCGACGGCGTGCTGGCGTGCAGGTACTCGAAATCCGGCACGTCGGAGATCGTCGGCATCCTGTAGTCCTTGAACGTCGCCGCCAGCGGATTGCCGCGCGCGTCGTAAGGCATGTCCTCCAGCAGCACCTGCCCGATGGCCTGCGCCAGCCCGCCCGCGATCTGCCCTTCGACGACGCCGGGGTTGATAACGGTGCCGCAGTCCTCCGAACTGATCCAGCGCAGGATCTTCACGAAGCCGGTCTCGGCGTCGACTTCCACCATGCAGCAGTGAGCGGCGCTGGTCATCGTCATCGGCGGCGGCTGGTAACGGAACTGCGCCTCCAGCCCGGTCGCCGCGCCTTCCGGCAGGCGACCGGGCTCCCCGTAGGCGATCTCGGCGACCTCGCGCAGCGAGCGGGACATTTCCGGCGCGCCCGCGATGTGGACCATGCCGCCTTCGATGACCACGGCATCGACGCTGGCGTTGGAGAGGTGCGCGGCGACCAGCTTCACCTTGTCCGCCAGCAGTTGCGCCGCCTTCCACGTCGCGCCCCCGGCGATGACGCCCTGACGGCTGCCCGCCGCACCCGGAGAGAACGCGCCGATGGCGCTGTCGCCTTCGTAGACCGCCACGTCCTCGTAAGGCACGCCCAATTGCTCCGCGATGACCTGCGCCATCGTCGTCGCGGTGCCGTGGCCCTGCGAATGGGTGGAGAGCATGGCGACCACCTTGCCGGTCGGCTCGATGCGCAGATGCACCGTCTCGCCCGTCATCGGCGCCATGGAGCCTGCCGCGCCGGTCGGCTCGATATAGGTGGCGACGCCGATGCCGAGGTAGCGACCCTGCTTGCGCGCCTCGACCTGCTCGCGCCGGAACGCGGCGAAATCGACATTGGCGACCAGCCTTTCCAGGCACTCGCCGGGCGTGATGTCCTCCACCGGGATGCCGAGTGTGGAGGTGTGCGGCTGGTCGGTCAGGTAGACGAGGTTGCGGCGGCGCAGTTCGATCGGATCAATGCCGATCCGGCGCGCGGCCTTGTCCAGCAGCGTCTCGCGCACCAGCGATTCCATCGCCCACGGCCCGCGATAGGCGCCGAGGCCCATCGTGTTCGTGTACCACCCGCGCGTCACGAAGCCGTAGGCGGGCAGCTTGTAGCAGGGCCACATGAACATGTGGACGGCGATGTTGGCGTCCTCGCCCATGGGCCAGGCACCGTTGTTGCAGGCATAGTCGCACCACGCCGCCTGCAGCCGCGCCTCGGCATCGAAGCCCACCGTCAGCGTCACGTCCTGATCGCGCGCGTGGCTGGAGGCGGTCAGCGCCTCGAAGCGATCCTCGATCCACTTGAGCGGACGGCGCAGCAGTTTTGCCGCGGCGATGACCGCCAGTTCCTCCTTCCACGGGATGTTCTTGAGGCCGAAGCCGCCGCCCACATCCTTCGCGATCACGCGGATCGCCTCCTGCGGCAGCCCGAGCACCAGCGCGATGTAACGCGCGGCAAGGTGCGGGCTCTGGCAGCCGATCCACACCGTCATCTCGTTCTCTCCTTCCGGAGAGACGGCGCAGGCGCGCGCTTCCATCGGGGACTGGGCGATGCGCTGGTGGCGGATGCGCGTGGTGACGACATGGGCGCTGGCATCGAGCACCGGCTGGATCGCGTCGCGCGTGTCCTCGTCGCCCATTTCCGCCGCCACGTTGTCGTCGCGCTCGGGGTGGACGAGCGGGCCGACTTTCGCATCGGCGATGGTGACGACGGGCTTTTCCTCCTCGATCGCGACTTCGACCAGCGATGCCGCGTCTTCCGCCAGCGCACGGCTCTCGGCGACAACCATGGCGATGGGCTCCCCCACGCAGGCGACGCGACCGTCGGCAAGCAGCGTCACCGGGGCCTCCACCGGCGTGAAGAAGAAGGTCTGGAAGTTCACCGGAACGGCGCAAAGGTCGGCCTGCGTGTAGATCGCATGGACGCCCGGCATCTCGCGCGCGGCCTTGATGTCGATGGACAGGATTCGCCCGCGCGCCACCTGCGACCGGACGTAGGCGACGTGGAGCATCCCCGGCACGCGCACGTCGTCGGTGAACTGGCCCCGCCCGGTGAGCAGGCGCCCGTCCTCCTTGCGCGGGGTTCTGGCCCCGACATAGCGCGCAGCACCGACGCTCTTCGCGTGAACGTTCATCGCGCCGTCTCCGACAATTGGCGGATCGCGCGGCGGATGCCTTGATAGCCGGTGCAGCGGCAGATGTGGCCGGACATCGCCCTGGTCAGCGCCTCCTCCATCGCCGCGCCTTCCACGCCCGCATTGTCGCGCGTAACGGTGGCGAGGGTGATCGCGACGCCCGGCGTGCAGAAACCGCACTGGAGGCCGAAGTTGTCCTTGAGCGCCTGCTGCACCGGATGGAGCGTGCCGTCCGGCGCGGCGAGGCCCTCCACCGTCGTCACCTCGGCACCGTCCGCCTGCACCGCCAGCATCAGGCACGATCGCATGGCCACCCCATCGACCATGACCGTGCAGGCACCGCAGACCCCATGTTCGCAGGCGAGGTGCGTGCCGGTATAGCCCAGCGCGTCGCGCAGGAATTCGCCCAGCCCGGTGCGCGCTTCCACCCTTGCCGAATGGCGCAGGCCGTTGACGGTGAGGTCGATGCGATGCTCGCTCATGCCGCGCTCCTGAGGTCCAGCGTCTCGGCCAGAGCACGGGCGAAGATGCGCGCGCCTATGGTGCGGCGGTATTCCGCGCTGGCGTGATGGTCGTCGAACGGGGCGGTGTCGGCCACCGCGGCGCGTGCCACGGCTTGCGGGTCGATGCGGTCGAGCGCGGTGCCCAGCAGCGCCGCTTCCGCCTGCCGCGCCCGGATCGGCGTCGCCCCCATGCCGAACCACGCGATCCCGGCCCGCGTCACCGTGCCGCCCTCCAGCACCAGCGCCCCGACCATGCCGACGAGCGCGAAGTCTCCCGGCCGCTGCGCCACTTCCCGGAACAGGACGAGGTGGCCGTCCGGCCAGTCCGGATAGACGATGCCCGTCACCAGTTCGTCCGTCTCCAGCACCGTCATGTACGGGCCGAGGTAGAAGGCATCCGCCGCGACCGTGCGGGTGCCGCGCACCGATGCGATCTCGATCCGCGCGCCCAGCGCCACGGCGGTCGCGGGCATCTCGGCCGCCGGCTCCCCCAGCGCCACGGAACCGCCGATGGTCCCGCGGTTGCGCGTCTGGTAATGCCCGACATGGCCGAGCGCGGTGACGAAGGCAGGCAGATGCCGCGCCAGCGTTGCGTCCTTCAGCGCATCCGCCTGCCGCGTCGCCGGACCGATCCGGGTGCCGCCCTCGACCTGCGAGACACCTTTCAGATCGGCGATGCCGTTGATGTCGACGAGAATGAACGGCTGGCTCATCCGCAGGTTCAGCAGCGGCATCAGCGTCTGCCCGCCCGCGATGATCGTCGCGCCGCCGCCCGCTTCGGCAAGGGTGCGGCACGCCTCCTCGATGCCGGAGGGGCGCACATAATCGAACGGCGCGGGCTTCACGAGCCGATCCCCCGATGGCCCGCTTCGTAGGCGGCAGCGGCGGTGACGACCAGCAGGATCGGCACGACCAGCATCGCCGTGGTTCCCACCGACGCCAGCATGTACCCGGCGACGAGCGCCAGCACCACGGCCGATACCCAGCCCCACAGCATCACCGGCCCCGCCTGAACCGGCGCGGCGGCCATGATCGGCGGCACAGAGGCAGCCGCAGTGGCCGTCGTGGCGGTAGATGGCGCCGGCGCACTTCCGCCGACGACTTCCCCGAACCTGCCGAAGAACTTGCCCGCAAGGTTCTTCGCGGTCGCATCGATGATCGGCCCGCCCAGTTGCGCCATGCGCCCCCCGACTTCCGCGTCCACCTCGTAGGCGACCAGCGTGCCGCCGCCCTCCACGTCGGACAGGCGCACCTTTGCCCCACCCTTGGCCGAACCCGCGATGCCGCCGTTGCCCGATCCGGTGATCGTATAGCCGTTCGGCGCGTCGAGATCGGACAGCTGGACATTGCCCTTGAACCGCGCGCCGATGGGTCCGATCTTCACTTCCGCCACGGCTAGGAAACCGTCGTCCCCTTCCCGCTCAAGGCTCTGGCAGCCGGGAATGCACTGGGCCAGCACCGCGGGATCGTTGAGCGCCTCCCAGACCTTCGGCCTCGGCGCGGCGATGCGCTGCTCGCCCGTCATCTGCATTGCGGTGTCTCCCAGCCTTTCGTTTCAAGGATTGAACGCCGGGACAGTCCGCGATGCAAGTATTTATGAGCGACTATGGATCTTATGTTCCGCCCGATACCGCCCCGGCGTTGCCCTTCCCCTCGCCCAGACGCGCCGGACTGCTAGCGTGCGCGCCAAGGAGAGGAACATGCTGGAGTACGAGACGCTGGCGAGCGGGGTGTACCTTGAGGGCCTCGCGGTCGATCACGCGCGCGACGTCATCTGGTACAGCGACGTCTTGGGCGGCGGGGTCCATGGCGTCCTGCCCGACGGCGCCCCAGTGGCCGTGCTCGATCCCGAACGCATGTGGACCGGCGGCATCCTCATCAACGAAGACGGCGCGGTGCTCTCCAGCGGTCAGGGCGGAGTGCGCTGGAACCGCCCGGACACCGGCACGTCGGGCTGGCTGATCGACACGCTCGACGGCGAGCCGGTCAACGGCATCAACGAGATGTGGCCCGATGGCGAAGGCGGCATGTTCTTCGGCACTCTCGACATCGAGCACGTCATCGCCGCGAAACCGGCGCGGCCCACGGCGATCTGGCGGCTGACCCGCGATGGCCGCACGATCCGCCTGGCCGACGGACTACGTTTCACCAACGGGCTTGGCTACAACCCCCGCCTCGCGCAGTTCTACTGCTCCGAGACATTCGGGCAGGGACTGGCGTGGAGCGTCACGCCCGACCTCACGCTGACCGACCGCCGCGTCCTGCTCGACCGCAACGATTGCGACGGCCTTGCCATCGACACCGAGGATGCGATCTGGATTCCCGGCGTCTATTCGCCCGGCATCATCCACCGCGTGACGCCGGACGGCGTGGAACTACCACCCCTGCCCACCCCGCCGGGCGCGACGACGCAAGTGCGCTTCGGCGGCGCGGACGGGCGCGACATCTACATCACCCTCGTTCCCGCCGATGCCGGGGAGAGCCTGCGCACCGGGCGGCCGCTCTCGGGCACCTCGACTCTCCAGCGCGGCCGCTCGCCGGTGCCCGGAGTGAAGATCGCGCCGACGCGGTTCGACCTTACATGACAATCGAAGAGCATGGAGAAAGCATGACCACCGGAACCGTCGTCATCACCGGAGCCGCTGGCGGCATGGGCCGCCCCGCCGCCCACCGCTTCGCCGCGCAGGGCAGGGCGCTGCTGCTGTGCGACCTCGACGCCGCACGGCTTGAGGCGCTGGCAGAGGAACTGCGCCCCGCAGCCGGAACCGTGACGGTGCTCGCCGCCGACATCGCCGCGCCGGACTTTGCCGAGCAGGCCATTGCCGCGCTGGACGGAGCGGGGATCGGCGCCCTGATCCATACGGCGGGCCTCTCGCCCACGATGAGCGACGGCGCGCGCATATTCGCGGTGAACTATGACGCGACCGAGCGGCTCGTCGCCGGGCTCCTGCCGCACTTTACCGAGGGCGGCTGCGCGGTGCTGATCTCGTCCGTCTCGGCCTACATGCTCGGCGATCCGGCCCTGCTGGCCTCGATCCGCGACTTCGTGACCACCGGCTCGCGCGACGGTATCGCCGGGTACATGGACCATCCGGGCATGGCCTATGCCATCTCCAAGCGGGCGGTCATCGGTATCGTCGAGCGCGACGCCCCGGCCTTCGGTGCGAAGGGACTGCGCATCGCCTCGATCGCGCCGGGCTTCATCGACACCCCGATGGGCCGTGCCGAAGCGGAGGCGAATGAGCAGCTGCGCGGCCTGATCGGCATGGTCCCGCAGCGCCGCATGGGCCACGGCGATGAGATCGCCTCCGTCGCCGAATTCCTGTGCTCGCCCGACGCGTCCTATGTCAGCGGGGTGGATATCCGGGTCGACGGCGGGATCATCGGCCTCCTCAACGCGAAAGGCAGCGGGCAGTGAGCGACCTTGCAGCCACCGTGGCATACCTGAAGGACCGCCAGGACATCCTCGACTGTATCGTGCGCGAATGCCGCGCGCGGGATCGGCAGGATGCGGAGCAGATCGCCTCGTGCTGGTGGGAGGACGGCGTGGACGAACACGGCGCGGTCGTGACCTTCGCGCCCGACTATCCCCATCGCGCCAACGCCGGGCACCGCGCCGCCTTCCAGGCCACCAGCCACAACATCACCAACCACTTGTGCGACATCGACGGCGACACCGCCAATTGCGAGACTTACGTGGTCGGCGGGCTGTTCTGGAAGGATTCCGGCCACACCTCCATCGCGTTCGGCCGCTACCTCGACCGGCTGGAGAAACGGGGCGGCGAATGGCGCATTGCCGTGCGCCGCTGCACCATCGAGATGACGGCGGACGCCGATCCGAACTGGGTCTTCTCTGATGCGGTGAAGGGCTTCCTCAAGCACCAGTGGAGCCGGGAGGATCCGTCCTACGAGCGACCGATTACGTGGAAGCCGAAGGAGGAAGGGGTGCGGTGGTAAAGCGCACCCTGCCGCCGGGGCTTCGACAAGCTCAGCCTGAGCGGCCTTTGGCGGTATTCTCTCAAATCCGCTCAGGCTGAGCTTGTCGAAGCCCCCGGGCCATCAGCCAGCGATCTTGGTTCCGACTCCCGCTCCACCACCGTAGCGATGCGAAAGGACGCGCGGTCGAACAGGTTCGCCTCGTCCGCGACGATTTCGTCCGGCATCAGGCTGGTGGTGATGTAGCCAAGCGTGGCGCGCCAGACCTTTTCGTCATCGAACCACAGTTCGGTGATGACGTCCGGCCCATCGGTGAAAGCGCCGGTCTCCGGGTGCGGCTGCGGATCGATGTAGCGCCGGATATAGCGGCTCACCCCTCGCGAGTATTTCTCCGCCAGCGGCGCATGGCGCGTCTCGTAATAGTCGCGGAACGCCTCGACCGAGATGTCCGGCCGCCGCTTCATGAACAGCAGGATCTTGTACGCCATCGCCGCCTCCCCCTCTTGTCGGGACGAGAGGTAGCACGGCGACCGAGGCGACACCCGCCGCCGGGGCGATCAGACCCTACTCCTTGTCGAGGTACTTCACTTCGAGGAACCGCCCGCGCGTGGCGAGCGCATCGACGTCGTTGCGGGACAAGTCCTCGCTCATTGCCTCGATCTGGTCGGCGATGACGCACAGGCCATCGACCAGCTGCTCGGACGGCGACGTGCCGCCCGCGCCCTGCTTGCCGCGAAGCTGCGCCGGGATACGGGTATAGCTGTTGACCATCTCGGGCAGGTGCTCGGTCAACAACTTGCGGACCTCGCGCGCAGCGGGGCCGCGCTCGTCCAGCATGGCCAGTTGCGGGGCAAGCTGTTCGAGGCGCACGCCGATCATGTCCACCGCATCGACCGCCGCGTTGGGCAGCGCCTTGCGCTTGCCTTCCAGCCACAGCTCGGTCGAACCGGCCAGCTCCGGCAGGCTGGCGGCGTTGAGGTCTTCGACATGCGTGCGCGGCGTCGCCGGGTAGATCGAGAGCACGGTGAACACCGCGACGCCCAGCAGGAACGTCAGCAGCGTCGCGGTGAAGGACACCCCGCCCAGCGCCAGCGCCGCCACCAGCCCGGCGATGTAGATGCCCGCCATGGCAAGGAACGCCCGGCGCAGGCGGCGCATGCGAAAGCGCCACTGCTCCTTGCGGGCATTGTAGATGCGCGCGGCGCGCTGACGCCGGGCGGCGCGCACGATGTCCTGCGAGACGCGCTGGGAGTTCTTGGCTGGAACCTGGGCCATGTCGCTCAGTCCAGAGCCTCCAGCAGCGTCCTGGCGGCGGTATCGTCACCGGCGGCAAGTCCTTCGGACTGGCCCTGCGCACGGGCGATGTAGGCCTTCGACTTGCCGATCTCGCCTTCGAGCGAAGTGACCGTCTGCTTCATCGAATCGAGCGCCTTGAGCTTGAAGGTGTCGATCGAATCCATCGTGTCGTAGATGTTCTGGAACGCGCGGCTGAGCGTCTCCAGCGGGATCGTGGAGTTCGCCGCCTGCTCGTGGATGCGTGCGGTGTTGTCCTTGAGCATCTGGCCGGTGCCGTCGATGATGTTCGCGGTCGTGGTGTTGAGCGCGGTGATCTGGTCGAGCACCAGCTTCTGGTTCGCCATCGCCTGCGCCACCGTGACGGCGGTGCGCAGCGCGCCGACCGTGGTGGTGGAGGCGCGGTCGACGCCCTTCACCAGTTCGACATTGTTCTTCTTCACCAGATCGAGCGCGAGATAGCCCTGCACCGACACCGCCATCTGCGTCAGCAGATCCTGCGTGCGCTGGCGGACATAGAACAGCGCCGATTCGCGCACGGCCTTGGCCTTGGCGGGATCGATATGGTCGAGATCGTTGGCCTTCTGCTCCAGCGCATCGTCGAGCGTGCGGGCCATGTAGATCATCTGTTCGAGCTTGCCCATCGCCGCCCAGAGGTTCTGGCGCTCCACGTCGATGGCGGCATTGTCCATCAGCAACTCGTCCTTGCCGCCTTGAAGGCGGGCGAGGATCGCGCTGATGTGGCCCTGCGCGCTCTGGTAGCCGTCGAAGTAGTTCTTCAGCTTGTTGCCGAAGGGGATCACGCCAAAAATCTTGCGCGGCGCCAGCAGATTGCCCTTCTGGCTCGGATCGAGATCCTCGACGGTACGGCGCAGTTCGGCAAGGTCCGCTCCGACGCCCGCGTCCTTGTCCATCGCCCGCACCGGGCGGTCGAGGAAGCGGTTGGAATGGCCGGACGCCTCGGAAATCTCCTTGCGGCCCATGTTGGTGATCTGGTCCACCTTGCGGCCGAATTCGGGCGAGGCGGCGTCGGAAGCGACGAGATCGTTGACGAACTCGTCGACGCGGACCTGCAGCTTCGACTTCGCCTCGTCTCCCACGGGAACCAGCCCCGCAGCCTGCGCGGGCGCGACGGTCGGCACCGGATCGGGCGGGGTGAGCTTCAGTTCGCCAACAGTTTCAGTGGCCGTAGCCATGTAGAAATCCTCGTGAAAACCCGGTTGTCGGCAAACCTATGTGCGCGCCGGGCGGACTGCAAGGATAACCGCAGCTTACTACTCGACGAACGGCTGACCGGGATCGACCATGAGCATGGAATCGTCGCGCGCGACCACCGCGAGCCTGAGCCCCGCCGCCTGCGCACGCCGCACGGCAAGGTCGGTCGGCGCGGAAATCGTCACCAGCAGCGGACACCCGGCGCGCACGGTCTTCTCGACGAGTTCGTAGGAACAGCGTGAGGTTATGACGATAAAACCATGTCCAATATCGATTTTCTGACTCGCGAGGGCGCCGACCAGTTTGTCCAGGGCGTTGTGCCTCCCGACATCCTCGCGCAGTGCCAGCAGGTTGCCGCTCTCGTCGCAGAATGCAGCGGCATGGGTGGCGCGAGTCAGATTGCCCAGTTCCTGCCGCTCCCGCATGGCATCCAGCCCGCGCCGGATCGCAGCGGGGCTGCTCTGAGAGGCTCGCGTCAGCGGTGGCAGCGGGCGCAGGGCCGACTCCACGCCCTCGATACCGCAGATACCGCAGGAACTGTCTCCCACGCGGCGGCGCGCGCGCTCCAGGATCGG includes these proteins:
- a CDS encoding SDR family NAD(P)-dependent oxidoreductase — encoded protein: MTTGTVVITGAAGGMGRPAAHRFAAQGRALLLCDLDAARLEALAEELRPAAGTVTVLAADIAAPDFAEQAIAALDGAGIGALIHTAGLSPTMSDGARIFAVNYDATERLVAGLLPHFTEGGCAVLISSVSAYMLGDPALLASIRDFVTTGSRDGIAGYMDHPGMAYAISKRAVIGIVERDAPAFGAKGLRIASIAPGFIDTPMGRAEAEANEQLRGLIGMVPQRRMGHGDEIASVAEFLCSPDASYVSGVDIRVDGGIIGLLNAKGSGQ
- a CDS encoding FAD binding domain-containing protein, with protein sequence MKPAPFDYVRPSGIEEACRTLAEAGGGATIIAGGQTLMPLLNLRMSQPFILVDINGIADLKGVSQVEGGTRIGPATRQADALKDATLARHLPAFVTALGHVGHYQTRNRGTIGGSVALGEPAAEMPATAVALGARIEIASVRGTRTVAADAFYLGPYMTVLETDELVTGIVYPDWPDGHLVLFREVAQRPGDFALVGMVGALVLEGGTVTRAGIAWFGMGATPIRARQAEAALLGTALDRIDPQAVARAAVADTAPFDDHHASAEYRRTIGARIFARALAETLDLRSAA
- a CDS encoding (2Fe-2S)-binding protein; amino-acid sequence: MSEHRIDLTVNGLRHSARVEARTGLGEFLRDALGYTGTHLACEHGVCGACTVMVDGVAMRSCLMLAVQADGAEVTTVEGLAAPDGTLHPVQQALKDNFGLQCGFCTPGVAITLATVTRDNAGVEGAAMEEALTRAMSGHICRCTGYQGIRRAIRQLSETAR
- a CDS encoding EthD domain-containing protein, which encodes MAYKILLFMKRRPDISVEAFRDYYETRHAPLAEKYSRGVSRYIRRYIDPQPHPETGAFTDGPDVITELWFDDEKVWRATLGYITTSLMPDEIVADEANLFDRASFRIATVVERESEPRSLADGPGASTSSA
- a CDS encoding SMP-30/gluconolactonase/LRE family protein, giving the protein MLEYETLASGVYLEGLAVDHARDVIWYSDVLGGGVHGVLPDGAPVAVLDPERMWTGGILINEDGAVLSSGQGGVRWNRPDTGTSGWLIDTLDGEPVNGINEMWPDGEGGMFFGTLDIEHVIAAKPARPTAIWRLTRDGRTIRLADGLRFTNGLGYNPRLAQFYCSETFGQGLAWSVTPDLTLTDRRVLLDRNDCDGLAIDTEDAIWIPGVYSPGIIHRVTPDGVELPPLPTPPGATTQVRFGGADGRDIYITLVPADAGESLRTGRPLSGTSTLQRGRSPVPGVKIAPTRFDLT
- a CDS encoding CoxG family protein, producing MQMTGEQRIAAPRPKVWEALNDPAVLAQCIPGCQSLEREGDDGFLAVAEVKIGPIGARFKGNVQLSDLDAPNGYTITGSGNGGIAGSAKGGAKVRLSDVEGGGTLVAYEVDAEVGGRMAQLGGPIIDATAKNLAGKFFGRFGEVVGGSAPAPSTATTATAAASVPPIMAAAPVQAGPVMLWGWVSAVVLALVAGYMLASVGTTAMLVVPILLVVTAAAAYEAGHRGIGS
- a CDS encoding xanthine dehydrogenase family protein molybdopterin-binding subunit; this translates as MNVHAKSVGAARYVGARTPRKEDGRLLTGRGQFTDDVRVPGMLHVAYVRSQVARGRILSIDIKAAREMPGVHAIYTQADLCAVPVNFQTFFFTPVEAPVTLLADGRVACVGEPIAMVVAESRALAEDAASLVEVAIEEEKPVVTIADAKVGPLVHPERDDNVAAEMGDEDTRDAIQPVLDASAHVVTTRIRHQRIAQSPMEARACAVSPEGENEMTVWIGCQSPHLAARYIALVLGLPQEAIRVIAKDVGGGFGLKNIPWKEELAVIAAAKLLRRPLKWIEDRFEALTASSHARDQDVTLTVGFDAEARLQAAWCDYACNNGAWPMGEDANIAVHMFMWPCYKLPAYGFVTRGWYTNTMGLGAYRGPWAMESLVRETLLDKAARRIGIDPIELRRRNLVYLTDQPHTSTLGIPVEDITPGECLERLVANVDFAAFRREQVEARKQGRYLGIGVATYIEPTGAAGSMAPMTGETVHLRIEPTGKVVAMLSTHSQGHGTATTMAQVIAEQLGVPYEDVAVYEGDSAIGAFSPGAAGSRQGVIAGGATWKAAQLLADKVKLVAAHLSNASVDAVVIEGGMVHIAGAPEMSRSLREVAEIAYGEPGRLPEGAATGLEAQFRYQPPPMTMTSAAHCCMVEVDAETGFVKILRWISSEDCGTVINPGVVEGQIAGGLAQAIGQVLLEDMPYDARGNPLAATFKDYRMPTISDVPDFEYLHASTPSQTIGGMRGVGEGGCIIGPPTLVNAIADALSPFGEIDELVLPLTPARILDVIERRDVSGTRAHLEGVTPEPVVEEVAPEEMAAPVGASGIEGDWNMVLKTPMGPQAMVAHFDCEGTAVCGYLEAPEGRQDFAGGVLSGNQLKFEMKVEKPMKITLKYDLTFDGDSVSGKCKMGMFGSAKVSGERA
- the fdhD gene encoding formate dehydrogenase accessory sulfurtransferase FdhD, with translation MDNREHSVGSVPIIVRRNAYDDADGDAHEFPVPVEAPIAIETNGIAYAVMMATPLQIEDFVIGFIMAEGLAQPDEVGEVAVHSTDDDRWGRGYVARVNLPPERLGPILERARRRVGDSSCGICGIEGVESALRPLPPLTRASQSSPAAIRRGLDAMRERQELGNLTRATHAAAFCDESGNLLALREDVGRHNALDKLVGALASQKIDIGHGFIVITSRCSYELVEKTVRAGCPLLVTISAPTDLAVRRAQAAGLRLAVVARDDSMLMVDPGQPFVE
- a CDS encoding nuclear transport factor 2 family protein, which gives rise to MSDLAATVAYLKDRQDILDCIVRECRARDRQDAEQIASCWWEDGVDEHGAVVTFAPDYPHRANAGHRAAFQATSHNITNHLCDIDGDTANCETYVVGGLFWKDSGHTSIAFGRYLDRLEKRGGEWRIAVRRCTIEMTADADPNWVFSDAVKGFLKHQWSREDPSYERPITWKPKEEGVRW
- a CDS encoding toxic anion resistance protein, producing the protein MATATETVGELKLTPPDPVPTVAPAQAAGLVPVGDEAKSKLQVRVDEFVNDLVASDAASPEFGRKVDQITNMGRKEISEASGHSNRFLDRPVRAMDKDAGVGADLAELRRTVEDLDPSQKGNLLAPRKIFGVIPFGNKLKNYFDGYQSAQGHISAILARLQGGKDELLMDNAAIDVERQNLWAAMGKLEQMIYMARTLDDALEQKANDLDHIDPAKAKAVRESALFYVRQRTQDLLTQMAVSVQGYLALDLVKKNNVELVKGVDRASTTTVGALRTAVTVAQAMANQKLVLDQITALNTTTANIIDGTGQMLKDNTARIHEQAANSTIPLETLSRAFQNIYDTMDSIDTFKLKALDSMKQTVTSLEGEIGKSKAYIARAQGQSEGLAAGDDTAARTLLEALD